The genomic DNA GCTGCACGCCAGCCAGCTGCGCGATGGTGTCGACCCAGGCGCCCGCGGCATTGAGCAGCACCGGCGCTTCGTACACGGCGCCGCCAGCGGTCACGCGCCAGCGCTCGCCGATGCGCTCGATGGCCGTCACGCCGGCATCGCACACCAGCTTGCCGCCGGCCTGCCGCATGCCGCGCAGGTAGCCCTGGTGGATGGCGTGCACGTCCATGTCGGCGGCATCGGGTTCGTAGACCGCGCCGGCGACCTGCTCGGGCCGTAGGGCCGGCACCATCGCGAGTGCCTCTTCGCTGCCCAGGCGCGTGGCGCCGGTGTTCATGGCGCGCAGCACGTTCCAGTGGGCTTCGAGCTCCGGCAGGTGCTCGGTGCTCGCGACCATCATCGCGCCGCGTGGCGTGAGCAGCGGGTGTTCGGAAAAACCTTCGGGCGGATGCTCGAGAAAGGCGCGGCTCGCCATGGTGAGGGCGCGCACCTGCGCCGTGCCGTAGCTTTCCATGAAGAGCGCGGCCGAGCGGCCGGTGGAGTGGTAGCCCGGCTGGGCTTCGCGTTCGAGCAGGATCACGCGGGCGTGCGGCGCGAGCCAGTGGGCCACCGAAGCCCCGGCAATGCCGCCGCCAATCACAAGGTAGTCGGCCACCGTGGGTGCTTTGGAATTTGCAGTCATCGGCGAAAAGTGTAGGTAGAAATTTGCGGATACGCAAATAAAATAGAGGGCACCAAGGGGAAACCATGGTGCACCTGGTCGGTGAAATTTGCGTCAACGCAATTTGCGTATACGCAACTTCCGGGCCTGCACCGCCCGGGCCGCAAGGAACGGCGCGGCACCGGGCTGGCAGAATTGCGCTGCACCACAAGAGAAAGCCAAGCGTGAATCCACACACAGGGACCAAGCCGGGGACAAGGCCGAAGGACGAGGCGCCCACGCTGGACCGCACCACCTTCGGCCATCGCCTGCGCGCCGCGCGCAAGCGCTTCGGCTGGACGCTGGCGCAGCTGGCCGAGCGCTCGGGCGTGTCGATCACCACCATCTCGCGCGCCGAGCGCGGCCAGCTCGCGCTGGGCTACGAGAACTTCACCGCGCTCGGCCGCGCGCTGGAGATGGACATGAACGCCATGTTCGCGGGCGCCGGCGTCAAGCCCGCGCAGCTCGACGGGCCGGTCGTCACGCGCGCCGGCAAGGGCGTGGTGTACCGGGGCCTGTCGATCGCGTATGAATTCCTCGGCACCACGGCGGCCGGCAAGCAGATGAGCCCCATCGTGGGCACCGTGCATGCGCGCCGCATCCACGGCCCGGAAGACTTCGTGCGGCACTCCGGCGAGGAATTCGCCTACGTGCTGTCGGGCGAGATCGAGGTGCACTTCGACAACGGCGAGGTGGTGCGCCTGGCGCGCGGCGACTCGCTGTACTTCGACAGCCGCATCGGCCACGCCTATGTGAGCGTGAGCCGGCAGCTCGCCAAGATCGTGGGCATGACCACCGCGGAGAGCGGGCACATGAGGTCGGCGCGCGAGGCGCCTGAGCCGGGGCCGGAGCCGAAGCGCAAGGCCGCGGCAAGGAAGACCCGCCGCGGCCGGAAGGATTGAAAGGACGGCTCTTGCAAGGTGTTGACTGCGGCGCGGTGCCAACGCTATAGTCGCGGCCGCAGTCGCCCACGCGGCGCTGCCGTAAGCGTTACCGTCATCCAACGCGTCCTTTGTCGAGAGGATC from Variovorax sp. V93 includes the following:
- a CDS encoding helix-turn-helix domain-containing protein: MNPHTGTKPGTRPKDEAPTLDRTTFGHRLRAARKRFGWTLAQLAERSGVSITTISRAERGQLALGYENFTALGRALEMDMNAMFAGAGVKPAQLDGPVVTRAGKGVVYRGLSIAYEFLGTTAAGKQMSPIVGTVHARRIHGPEDFVRHSGEEFAYVLSGEIEVHFDNGEVVRLARGDSLYFDSRIGHAYVSVSRQLAKIVGMTTAESGHMRSAREAPEPGPEPKRKAAARKTRRGRKD
- a CDS encoding FAD-binding oxidoreductase, which codes for MTANSKAPTVADYLVIGGGIAGASVAHWLAPHARVILLEREAQPGYHSTGRSAALFMESYGTAQVRALTMASRAFLEHPPEGFSEHPLLTPRGAMMVASTEHLPELEAHWNVLRAMNTGATRLGSEEALAMVPALRPEQVAGAVYEPDAADMDVHAIHQGYLRGMRQAGGKLVCDAGVTAIERIGERWRVTAGGAVYEAPVLLNAAGAWVDTIAQLAGVQPIGIEPRRRSAFIFAPPEGSSVAHWPMVFGADEGWYIKPDAGMLLGSPANADPVEPQDVQPEELDIAFAIHRIEEATTLTIRRPTRTWAGLRSFVADGDLVGGFDPDAPGFFWVAAQGGYGIQTSAAMGEACAALARGLPLPERIAGFGLTAEMLGPQRLRTVAAG